A window of the Miscanthus floridulus cultivar M001 chromosome 14, ASM1932011v1, whole genome shotgun sequence genome harbors these coding sequences:
- the LOC136502856 gene encoding probable leucine-rich repeat receptor-like protein kinase At5g49770 isoform X2, with protein sequence MVNTSRSDVSPRPCFMHPRCAPHQHSSTLKIGIAIAITKYLRNKKKANETTTESSLKSSQGNYRVHKGEVNSKWSGLYKFTKEEIERAINYASSRIYLGSGSAGQVYQGVLPSGQLVAIKHIHKTAMSGSFMREVEQLSKVRHPNLVCLFGYCDEEGDQYLVYEYCANGNLAQSLLRSDSVLPWETRVKILRDCASVLRFLHTHPDGCIVHRDIKLTNILLTENQVPKLADFGLAKMLEMEETKVFTDVRGTIGYMDPEYITHSKLTCSSDIYSFGVVALQLLSGRKVIELDIVARDSLTKKAKDVVSGKKPLEEFIDPRVRDDVIIEDFVLILKIAVLCVASSSVGRPTIKDVFEEMDKALRNTTIKTKVRKEMNAANLIGQHAKVLDV encoded by the exons ATGGTGAATACATCAAGGTCAGACGTAAGTCCAAGGCCTTGTTTTATGCATCCACGCTGCGCACCTCATCAACATTCATCGACACTAAAAA TCGGCATCGCCATCGCGATCACCAAATACCTGAGGAACAAGAAGAAAGCAAACGAAACCACTACAGAATCATCACTAAAATCATCACAAGGCAACTACAGAGTACATAAAGGGGAGGTGAACAGCAAGTGGTCAGGCTTGTACAAATTCACCAAGGAGGAGATCGAGAGAGCGATCAACTATGCGAGCAGCAGGATCTACCTCGGCTCCGGTAGCGCAGGGCAGGTGTACCAGGGGGTGCTACCCAGTGGGCAGCTTGTTGCAATCAAGCACATTCACAAGACGGCGATGTCAGGGTCCTTCATGAGGGAGGTGGAGCAGCTGTCCAAGGTGAGGCACCCCAACCTGGTGTGCCTCTTCGGCTACTGTGATGAGGAGGGAGATCAGTACCTGGTGTATGAGTACTGTGCCAATGGAAACCTTGCCCAGAGCTTACTCA GAAGTGACTCTGTGCTACCATGGGAAACAAGAGTGAAGATCCTGAGGGATTGTGCTTCTGTCCTGAGGTTTCTTCACACACACCCCGATGGATGTATTGTCCATAGAGACATCAAG CTCACAAACATCTTGCTGACAGAGAACCAGGTGCCAAAGCTGGCTGATTTCGGGCTGGCAAAAATGCTAGAAATGGAGGAGACCAAGGTGTTCACAGATGTGAGGGGAACCATTGGGTACATGGATCCCGAGTACATCACACACTCCAAGCTCACTTGTTCCAGTGACATATACAGTTTTGGTGTTGTCGCTCTGCAGCTTCTGTCAGGAAGGAAGGTCATAGAACTTGACATTGTTGCACGTGATTCACTTACGAAGAAG GCCAAGGATGTAGTGAGCGGGAAAAAGCCACTGGAGGAATTCATAGATCCACGAGTTAGGGATGATGTTATCATAGAAGATTTCGTGTTAATACTGAAAATCGCAGTCCTTTGTGTTGCGAGTTCAAGTGTAGGGCGCCCCACCATAAAGGATGTGTTCGAGGAGATGGACAAAGCCTTGAGAAATACAACcataaag ACTAAAGTaaggaaggagatgaatgcaGCAAATTTGATCGGTCAACATGCAAAAGTGTTGGATGTATAG
- the LOC136502856 gene encoding probable serine/threonine-protein kinase PBL28 isoform X1: protein MAESSLHLSSSIDLAASKRSMERGLFRLILVLVMAVLGCKADCDFVADGEYIKVRRSTFAVLIVFAFLVVGIAIAITKYLRNKKKANETTTESSLKSSQGNYRVHKGEVNSKWSGLYKFTKEEIERAINYASSRIYLGSGSAGQVYQGVLPSGQLVAIKHIHKTAMSGSFMREVEQLSKVRHPNLVCLFGYCDEEGDQYLVYEYCANGNLAQSLLRSDSVLPWETRVKILRDCASVLRFLHTHPDGCIVHRDIKLTNILLTENQVPKLADFGLAKMLEMEETKVFTDVRGTIGYMDPEYITHSKLTCSSDIYSFGVVALQLLSGRKVIELDIVARDSLTKKAKDVVSGKKPLEEFIDPRVRDDVIIEDFVLILKIAVLCVASSSVGRPTIKDVFEEMDKALRNTTIKTKVRKEMNAANLIGQHAKVLDV, encoded by the exons ATGGCAGAGAGTTCTTTGCACCTCTCTAGCTCGATCGATTTGGCAGCTTCAAAGAGAAGCATGGAGAGAGGGTTGTTTCGGCTGATTCTGGTTTTGGTGATGGCTGTACTTGGCTGCAAGGCTGATTGTGATTTTGTGGCAG ATGGTGAATACATCAAGGTCAGAC GTAGCACGTTTGCAGTCCTGATAGTTTTTGCGTTCCTAGTAGTCGGCATCGCCATCGCGATCACCAAATACCTGAGGAACAAGAAGAAAGCAAACGAAACCACTACAGAATCATCACTAAAATCATCACAAGGCAACTACAGAGTACATAAAGGGGAGGTGAACAGCAAGTGGTCAGGCTTGTACAAATTCACCAAGGAGGAGATCGAGAGAGCGATCAACTATGCGAGCAGCAGGATCTACCTCGGCTCCGGTAGCGCAGGGCAGGTGTACCAGGGGGTGCTACCCAGTGGGCAGCTTGTTGCAATCAAGCACATTCACAAGACGGCGATGTCAGGGTCCTTCATGAGGGAGGTGGAGCAGCTGTCCAAGGTGAGGCACCCCAACCTGGTGTGCCTCTTCGGCTACTGTGATGAGGAGGGAGATCAGTACCTGGTGTATGAGTACTGTGCCAATGGAAACCTTGCCCAGAGCTTACTCA GAAGTGACTCTGTGCTACCATGGGAAACAAGAGTGAAGATCCTGAGGGATTGTGCTTCTGTCCTGAGGTTTCTTCACACACACCCCGATGGATGTATTGTCCATAGAGACATCAAG CTCACAAACATCTTGCTGACAGAGAACCAGGTGCCAAAGCTGGCTGATTTCGGGCTGGCAAAAATGCTAGAAATGGAGGAGACCAAGGTGTTCACAGATGTGAGGGGAACCATTGGGTACATGGATCCCGAGTACATCACACACTCCAAGCTCACTTGTTCCAGTGACATATACAGTTTTGGTGTTGTCGCTCTGCAGCTTCTGTCAGGAAGGAAGGTCATAGAACTTGACATTGTTGCACGTGATTCACTTACGAAGAAG GCCAAGGATGTAGTGAGCGGGAAAAAGCCACTGGAGGAATTCATAGATCCACGAGTTAGGGATGATGTTATCATAGAAGATTTCGTGTTAATACTGAAAATCGCAGTCCTTTGTGTTGCGAGTTCAAGTGTAGGGCGCCCCACCATAAAGGATGTGTTCGAGGAGATGGACAAAGCCTTGAGAAATACAACcataaag ACTAAAGTaaggaaggagatgaatgcaGCAAATTTGATCGGTCAACATGCAAAAGTGTTGGATGTATAG